One window of the Lysobacter sp. S4-A87 genome contains the following:
- a CDS encoding aspartyl/asparaginyl beta-hydroxylase domain-containing protein, which produces MTTPIASVPPVELLELFATARSRGDLAQAEQLGERIVTALPDHAATLSFLSCQARLRGDGAGACRWAGQGVRHHPQSAQLRFDLGAALSASGRPGEARNELSTALRLQPGSVPAQLWLGSAEAQVGNADAALGLRVRALGEAERQGYLRHPERLAADTHQQLLEANAATQQERARIVTSILQELRSRCGRGELRRIHRAFEQFFSANPQPPPHPLQRPTFLFVPGLPDLPWFEREQFPFLSAIEDKTDQIRAEMLAVLTEETELRPYVDMPDDAPGALFMGELNRSLKWSAYHFHRHGERIEEHCRRCPVTAAALDALPLHRVPDHGPEAMYSVLRPGAHITPHTGVINGRLTVHLPLLVPSDCGALAVARESRPWHEGQCLVFDDSFVHEAWNASEHTRVVLIFDLWNPYLSAIEQEAMAAVIHALGAFNRRYGLLDTTLES; this is translated from the coding sequence ATGACCACCCCGATCGCCTCCGTCCCGCCTGTCGAACTGCTGGAGCTGTTCGCCACCGCGCGATCCAGGGGCGACCTCGCCCAGGCCGAACAGCTGGGCGAGCGGATCGTCACCGCGTTGCCGGACCATGCCGCGACGTTGAGCTTCCTGTCCTGCCAGGCGCGCCTGCGCGGTGATGGCGCAGGCGCTTGCCGGTGGGCCGGACAGGGCGTGCGCCACCATCCGCAATCGGCGCAGCTGCGCTTCGACCTGGGCGCGGCCCTGTCCGCCAGCGGCCGTCCCGGCGAAGCCAGGAATGAGCTGTCGACGGCGCTGCGGCTGCAACCCGGGTCGGTGCCTGCGCAGCTGTGGCTGGGAAGCGCGGAGGCGCAGGTCGGCAATGCCGATGCCGCGCTGGGCCTGCGGGTGCGTGCCCTGGGCGAGGCCGAGCGCCAGGGCTACTTGCGACACCCGGAGCGGCTGGCAGCCGACACCCACCAGCAGCTGCTGGAAGCCAACGCGGCGACGCAGCAGGAACGTGCCCGCATCGTCACCTCGATCCTGCAGGAACTGCGTTCGCGTTGCGGCCGCGGCGAGCTCAGGCGGATCCATCGCGCGTTCGAGCAGTTCTTCTCGGCCAATCCGCAGCCGCCGCCGCACCCGCTGCAGCGTCCTACTTTCTTGTTCGTCCCCGGCCTTCCGGACCTGCCGTGGTTCGAGCGTGAGCAGTTCCCGTTCCTGTCCGCGATCGAGGACAAGACCGACCAGATCCGCGCCGAGATGCTGGCGGTGCTGACCGAGGAAACCGAACTGCGGCCGTACGTGGACATGCCCGACGATGCGCCCGGCGCGTTGTTCATGGGTGAGCTCAACCGCTCGCTGAAATGGAGCGCCTACCACTTCCACCGGCACGGCGAACGCATCGAAGAGCACTGCAGGCGCTGCCCGGTCACCGCCGCCGCACTCGATGCGCTGCCCTTGCACCGCGTGCCCGACCACGGCCCCGAAGCCATGTACTCGGTGTTGCGTCCGGGGGCGCACATCACCCCGCACACCGGCGTCATCAATGGACGCCTGACCGTTCACCTGCCGCTGCTGGTGCCGTCCGACTGCGGCGCGCTGGCAGTCGCCCGCGAGTCGCGCCCCTGGCACGAAGGGCAATGCCTGGTCTTCGACGACTCGTTCGTCCACGAGGCCTGGAACGCCAGCGAGCACACGCGCGTGGTGCTGATCTTTGATCTGTGGAATCCGTATCTCAGCGCGATCGAGCAGGAAGCGATGGCGGCGGTCATCCACGCACTGGGTGCATTCAACCGCCGCTACGGCCTGCTCGACACCACGCTGGAGTCGTGA
- a CDS encoding MarR family winged helix-turn-helix transcriptional regulator has product MNDPTPGQPRPGQARPTQTGPDHAQLDLEHFLPYRLSVLSNRVSGTIARIYTERFALSITEWRVMAVLGRYPDLSANEVAQRTAMDKVAVSRAVARLLEAGRLQREIHGDDRRRSVLRLSEAGYGIYDEVAPLALEFERRLLGGFDDAERALLFRLLDRLDELELRAESSSSY; this is encoded by the coding sequence ATGAACGACCCCACTCCCGGTCAGCCGCGCCCAGGACAGGCCCGCCCCACCCAGACAGGCCCGGACCACGCCCAGCTCGATCTCGAGCACTTCCTGCCCTATCGCCTGTCGGTGCTCAGCAACCGCGTCAGCGGCACGATCGCGCGGATCTACACCGAGCGGTTCGCCCTGAGCATCACCGAGTGGCGGGTCATGGCCGTACTCGGCCGCTACCCGGACCTGTCGGCCAACGAGGTCGCCCAGCGCACGGCGATGGACAAGGTCGCCGTCAGCCGCGCCGTCGCCCGCCTGCTCGAAGCCGGCCGCCTGCAGCGCGAGATCCACGGCGACGACCGTCGCCGCTCGGTGCTGCGCCTGTCGGAAGCCGGCTACGGGATCTACGATGAAGTCGCACCGCTGGCGCTGGAATTCGAGCGGCGCCTGCTGGGCGGGTTCGACGACGCCGAACGCGCATTGCTGTTCCGGCTGCTGGACCGCCTGGATGAACTGGAGCTTCGCGCCGAGTCGAGCTCGTCCTACTGA
- a CDS encoding M14 family metallopeptidase, translating into MPQPSPLTRAESSDYTYTSRHADVMAFIDELAARNDPRLRISDFGQTPEGRTLPLLVLSASGVDSPEQARQLGLPVVLVMCGIHAGEVEGKEAGLMYVRDLLDGAHGDVLSRLTLLLVPLFNADGNERIDPENRRLDIAHFTGQLGPDTGVGTRVNAAGINLNRDYMRQQAPEMRLLQTRVMHRWNPHLSIDCHATNGSIHRFDLTYDIPHTALSGRSEPVDYMREQLLPAVTAAVKERDGRDTFYYGNFLRDEGGEGSGWITYTHHPRFGGNYRGLCNRLDLLLETYAYISFEQRVLTTYAFIRETLAYVGEHGAQIVELLANCEMPPDDIAVSYRLEPFDNLEVEVLTRQPYVLEGDPIAVKVPYIGRFVGEHVVQRPLAYAVPEDVAARLEGHGLVVERPPAPPQLDAEIATITAHGSSAGREILEADEVPVLEAEYRRERRELPRGWALVRTEQQRGAVAVYLCEAGSDDGLLACQWIQAPDVGSEFPAWRVRAIEHA; encoded by the coding sequence ATGCCGCAGCCGTCCCCGCTGACCCGCGCCGAAAGCAGCGACTACACCTACACCTCGCGCCACGCCGACGTGATGGCGTTCATCGACGAGCTGGCGGCACGCAACGATCCGCGCCTGCGCATCAGCGACTTCGGCCAGACCCCGGAAGGGCGCACGCTGCCACTGCTGGTGCTGTCGGCAAGCGGCGTCGACTCTCCGGAGCAGGCGCGCCAGCTCGGCCTGCCGGTGGTGCTGGTGATGTGCGGCATCCACGCCGGCGAAGTCGAGGGCAAGGAGGCCGGCCTGATGTACGTGCGCGACCTGCTCGATGGCGCGCACGGGGACGTGCTCTCGCGGCTGACCCTGCTGCTGGTGCCGCTGTTCAACGCCGACGGCAACGAGCGAATCGACCCGGAGAACCGGCGCCTGGACATCGCCCACTTCACCGGCCAGCTCGGTCCGGATACCGGCGTGGGCACGCGCGTCAACGCCGCGGGCATCAACCTCAATCGAGACTACATGCGCCAGCAGGCACCGGAGATGCGCCTGCTGCAGACGCGGGTGATGCACCGGTGGAACCCGCACCTGAGCATCGACTGCCACGCCACCAACGGTTCGATCCACCGTTTCGACCTGACCTACGACATCCCGCACACCGCCCTGAGCGGACGCAGCGAACCGGTCGACTACATGCGCGAGCAGCTGCTGCCGGCGGTGACCGCGGCGGTGAAGGAGCGCGACGGCCGCGACACGTTCTATTACGGCAACTTCCTGCGCGACGAAGGCGGCGAGGGCAGCGGCTGGATCACCTACACCCACCATCCGCGCTTCGGCGGCAACTACCGTGGCCTGTGCAACCGCCTCGACCTGTTGCTGGAGACCTACGCCTACATCAGCTTCGAGCAGCGCGTGCTCACCACCTATGCGTTCATCCGCGAAACGCTCGCCTACGTCGGTGAGCACGGCGCGCAGATCGTCGAGCTGCTGGCCAACTGCGAGATGCCGCCGGACGACATCGCGGTGAGCTACCGGCTGGAGCCATTCGACAACCTCGAGGTCGAAGTGCTGACACGCCAGCCCTACGTGCTCGAAGGCGATCCCATCGCGGTCAAGGTGCCCTACATCGGCCGTTTCGTCGGTGAGCACGTGGTGCAGCGCCCGCTGGCGTACGCGGTACCGGAAGACGTTGCCGCGCGCCTGGAGGGCCATGGCCTGGTGGTCGAGCGGCCGCCGGCGCCGCCACAGCTCGATGCCGAGATCGCCACGATCACGGCGCACGGTTCATCGGCGGGGCGCGAGATTCTCGAAGCCGACGAAGTGCCTGTGCTGGAGGCGGAGTACCGGCGCGAGCGACGCGAATTGCCGCGGGGCTGGGCCCTGGTGCGCACCGAGCAGCAGCGCGGAGCGGTCGCGGTCTACCTGTGCGAGGCCGGCAGCGATGATGGCCTGCTGGCCTGCCAGTGGATCCAGGCCCCGGACGTCGGCAGCGAGTTTCCGGCCTGGCGCGTGCGCGCTATCGAGCATGCGTGA